Part of the Caulifigura coniformis genome, AGCAGCACGTCGATCAGACCGCCGCCCAGATCATGACGGTCCGTGGCCTGCGCCTGGACATCTACGTCACTGATGAACTCCGCGCCGCCCTGACGCTCGATTTCAAGGAGCCGGTCGGGAACGACCCCAACCTCATGAAGGGCATCCTGCTCGAAGCGATGGATGACATGGGCGTGGGCCTCGACAGCTTCCACGACAGCCAGGCCGTCGCGGACGGCAATGCCGTGCGGATCGCCGCGGCTTTCTCGGCCGAAGACCTCCGGCGGGTGATGACGCTCGTCCTCACTCCGCATCCGGTCCAGGCCCCGCCGTCGACTCCCGTCGCACCGCCCCCGGCGACGGTCAAGACGCCGCCTCCGGCGAGCTCGCCCCCGAGCCCGAACGTCGTTGCCCCCCGCCCGGCGCCGCGCGTGACCACCGACAACAACGCGAAGTACTTCCGCGCGATCGACCAGATCCTCAAGGACCTGACACGGGCCAATCGAAATGCGAATGACTACGCCCGCACCGCCACCTGGCACGACCGGTTTGCCGACAAGATTGCGAACCTCTCGACGATGGCCGTCGATCCGGACCTCATCTCCTATGGAAGCTCGGTCGCCTCAAAGCTGCGATCGCTGGGAGCTTCGCTCCGTGGCGTCGCCGTCGACGTGAATACACTCAACAACGCCGTTGTCTACAACACTAAGGTCAATCCGGGATGGGAGCAGGTCGGCTGGTGGACCTACGGCTATCAGCCCGCCACCTGGGAAACCACGTCCAACCTCGCCACGATCCGCGAACAGCAGGCCGCCGCGATCTCGGCCGGAGCCAAGGACCGCGATTCGATCTGGCAGATGATTAATGACGAGCGCCAGCGAACGATGGACCTGATGACGCGGAAATACGGGTCAACATTCGCGGAGGGGATCCGCGGGAAGTAACCGGGAATGCGCAATGCGAATCTGCCTTGCCTCAGCTTTGTTTCATATACTGGCCGGTTGCAGTTCGCAGACAACGGCGCCTGCATCGTCGCAAACAGCGACTCCCAAACCTCCAGCCGAGTACGAGATCAGCTATGGCGATGGGCTGCTCGCTACAGGCATCGTCGTCGAGGATGACGTCTCAGAGATCGAGGAATACACCTCGGGCAAGCTGACGTTTCTAACGTCGACGTTTCACGTGACTGGCCCTCGAAATGCTCAGAATATCGCGTACGTCACCTCACATGAGACTCCATCGCCAGGCATTGATGTCGCGTTGATCGAACAGTCGACACCGCGCGCAGCGGCCGTCGTCTTCAATTCTCCGGTCATCTACAAGCTCGCAATCGTCGACTGGACCGCCGAGCGGTTTAAAGAAATGCCCGCAGATGCGTGTCAGGGCGTTCGATTCCTCAAGCTCAAGAACTGCGAGCTAGACGAGTCGACGCTTCAGAAAAGTGCGACACTCCCTCGCCTTGAAGGTCTCTGGCTGACGCTCTGCAAAGTGCCGGGCGGAAAGCTCGGCCCCATCGTCAAGGGTCTCCAGAACCGGCTGACGATCCTGTCGCTGTTTCATTCTGGCTTTGAGGACGACGCTTCCGCTTCAGTGAATGAACTTCAGAAGCTGCAAGTCCTAGGCGTTTCGGAATCCGGGATTACCGATCGATTTTTTGAACGGCTCCAGATACCCGTTTTGAAGTACCTGGAAGTGGGTTACGGGGGGCCGCCAAGCCCATCCGTGGAGAGGGAATTGCGTCGTCGCATTCCCACGATCGAGGAAGTGGCTCACGCACAGTAGTTCGTCATTCCTTACTTGATTCGCATCACTGCTGCTCAGCTCATCAATCAATGAACGTTGACTCTGATCTCGCTCCTCAATCAGTCCTTCCCGCTATCCGGCGCATGTGGGCGCGCTCGGCCGAAGTGCTGACGGCTCTTGAGAACTCCTGGAAGCCTGGCGACGGCTCGCCCGTCTTTACCGTCGACGGCCAATACACCTCGCGCGGCTGGACGGAGTGGACCCAGGGGTTCCAGTTCGGATCGCTGCTCCTGCAGTTCGACGCGACGGGCGAACGATCGTTCTTCGATCTCGGCCTGAAACGCACCATCGACTTCATGGCGCCGCATGTCTCCCACATCGGCGTCCACGACCACGGGTTCAACAACGTCAGCACGTACGGCAACATCCGTCGGCTCATGCTCGAAGGCCGAGTCGATCGCGATGCGCACCTGCTCGATTTCTGTGAGCTGGCGCTCAAGACGAGCGGCGCGGTGCAGGCGGCTCGTTGGTCGCGCACTGTCGACGGCCACGGCTATCTCTACTCGTTCAATGGTCCGCACTCGCTGTTCTGCGACACGATCCGTTCGCTGCGGGCCCTCGCCATGGGGCACAAGCTCGGCCATCGCCTCATGGGCGAAAACGACGAGCCGATCTCGCTGCTCAGGCGACTCGTGCTGCACGGCCGCGCGACGGCGATCTATTCCGTTTTCTATGGCGACGGACGCGACATCTACGACGTCCGCGGCCGCGTCGCCCATGAGAGCCTGTTCAATACCAACGACGGCCACTACCGCTGCCCGTCGACCCAGCAGGGCTACAGCCCGTTCAGCACGTGGACCCGCGGGCTGGCGTGGATCATGCTCGGCTATGCCGAGCAGCTGGAGTTCCTGGAAACGGTGAACGACGTCGAACTGGAGCCGCTGGGAGGCCGCTCGGAAATCGAAGACTTTTTCTTCCGGGCCGGACAGGCCGCGTGCGATTTCTATCTCGAGAACACGGCCCTCGATGGCATTCCCTACTGGGACACCGGCGCCCCGGGCCTCGCGCAGCTGGGCGACTGGCGGTCGAGGCCGGCCGAGCCGTTCAATCAACACGAACCCGTCGACAGCTCGGCCGCGGCCATCGGATGCCAGGGACTGATCCGGCTCGGAAACTGGATGGAAGCCCGCGGAGACCTGTCAGGCCGGCGGTACGTCCAGGCCGGCCTCACGACGCTGAAGACGCTGCTCAGCGAATCCTACCTGAGCAGCGGCGCCCATCAGGGCCTCCTTGTCCATAGCGTGTATCACCGGCCGCGGGGATGGGACTACATTCCCCCCGGCCAGTCCGTCCCCTGCGGCGAATCGAGCCAGTGGGGCGACTATCACCTGCGTGAAGCCGCATTAACGGTTCAGCGGATTGCGGAAGGAAAAGCGGAGTACAGGTTCGACGGACCGGTCGCCTGACAACGGCCTCAGCGCGAGGGGACACATGTCGGTCGCGTCAATCGTCCGCCGCGTGTGGAAACACAGGATCCCGATCGGCGCGATTTGCATCGTGCTCGCCTGCGCCGCTGTCTGCTACTGGCGGATGCCCGTGTCGGGGACGACCGCGGACGGAACGACCACGGTCGTCCTGCTGCATGCCGGAACCGGCGCCTTCAGCTACGAGTCCGACAACGTCCTTCTCACGTTCCTTCGGCGAAACCTTCCCTGGCTGGTCGGGCGCTACCTGCCGGACTGGATCTCCCTCAAGCGGTGTCCGCCGCGGAACCTCGCCGGACGACACAAGCTGCAGTTCCTGTTCTCCGATCATGAAGACCTGGGAACCGGACCGGCCAGGGGACGCGGCCTCAGGCCCCGAATGGAGTTCATCGACTCGACCGGCTACGTCTTTCGTCCGCCGGCAGATTCGAGATCCCATCGAATGCACGGCTATCTGTACCTGGGCTACGACGCCTGGCCGCGGCACGATCCCGTTGTCCATTGTCGCCTCGTGAACAACATCAACGGCGAGGTCGTCCTGAAGTTCAACATGAAGAATCCGGACTATCAGCCTGACTCCCCGGTCTGGTCCCCCGGTCCTCTCCCCGCGACCGCGCGGGACGACGAACTGGCGGTCACACTGCGCGGCATCACGATCGACGATCTCGGGCAGGCGACGCCCGAACTGACGATTGAACCACTCCTTCCTTCCGACCGCCCGTGGAAGACGACAGCCTGGTTCGAGGATGCCACAGGGAACTCGGGACCGGGGTTGTGTCCGATGGAGTCCGCCTGGCGACTTCGCGTCGATGCTCAGCAGGGGACCGCGACGCCGCATGGCTTCGAGTTCTTCGTCGCGCCTCCGCTGGAACTGAGGAAACGGGCCGAATCCGTACTGGGGCGTTCGACGAAAACACCCCGGCCGCCGGAAAGCAGCCAGGGTGCTGGAAACTCGAAAGTGGGAGTCCGAACGGATCAGTCCGCGTCGTAGGAGACGTTGAAGCTGATCGTCGGAACTTTGGGATGGTTGGTCGTGATCGTGACGGGAATGGCGTTGTCCGTGTTGTGGACGCCAATCGGGCTGTTGGGAATGAACTTCACCGTCAGGAAGTAGCGTTCATTCGTCTTCACAGGCCATTTCTCGTCCCTCTCCAGCGCGACCTGGATCGGGCCATCAACTTTCACGTCGGTGATCTCGAGGGGTTTCTCACCCCGGTCGGTCAGCAGCATCGTGAACTTCTTTTCCGTTCCCTTGGCGGCGCGGAAGTGGCCGAGCTGCACAAGCTGTTTCTCGGCATACCAGCCCGGCCCGATGATGCTGACCGGGCCGATCCGATTGCCGGTCACCGGCCAGATGATCTGCGTGTTGGTCGCGGAGTTGACCGTCACCGTCACGGTTTCCCGGACCAGCGAGATCTCTTCGCTCGGAGGAAGCGTCAGCGTGAAGTTGTACCCCACCTTCGCCTCCTTCTCCTTCAGCTTCGCCTCGTCGGCCGGCGTGTACTCGATCTTCAGGAGGTTGTTCACCTGATCGACGCGTTCGATTTTCAGGTCGTCACGCGTCCGTGAACCGATGAACCCGGTGACCGTCCTCGCCTCCCCCTGTTTAAGCTGATCGAGACTGAAGCCGTCGACCGGCTCCCAGAAGTCGTCGCTGACGACATCGCCGAAAATCTGCAGGCTCAGCCGCGGATTGGCCGGATCGTTCGTCCAGATCGTCGCCTCCTTCTCGAACCCCGCCTGGACGGCCAGCGGCTTCCATTCGAGCACGATCTCCGCCTGCCCGCCGGGGGGAATCTCCTTGTCCTTGAGGGCGGGCATTGTGCACTTGCACTGCAACGGGCCCTTTTCCAGCTTCAGCGGAGCATCCCCTTCGTTCTTCACGACGAACGGATGCGACTTCGTAGCGCCGAGCGCCATCGAGCCAAACTCGAAACGCTCCTGCACCAGCACCGCCTTGGGATACGGGCCCGGCTTCTTCAGATCGAACGGATTCGACTGGTAGCTGACGTCTTCGGCAGGCTTCTCCTCGGGCGTTCCTTCAGGCTTCTCCTCGCCCCCTTCCTCGAGTTTCGTCTCGGTCTCGGTCGGTGTTTCAACGGGAGGCGGGGGGGGCTCGACGGCGACCTCGTTCAGGGCATTCGTCGGCGCGGTGAGCTTCGAGACGACGAACAGCGCCAGGCCGATGGTGATAATCGCGCCGATCACAGCGATGGGCTTCATGGAAAACTCCGAGGTCGCACACTGACAAAGTGGGGCGCGCAGGGCGCAATGAATACCCCCAATTGTTGTGCCATTCCGAACCCGGCGTCAACACGCGCCCGCGGCGCGTCACCCCCCCGGAACCGTCGACTGGCCGGCCGCTGCGAATCTTCGATACAGGTCGGCGTACCGGCCTCCGGAGGCCAGCAGCTCGGGGTGCGTTCCCCGCTCGATGATCCGGCCATCCTCCAGCACGAGAACAACGTCGGCATCCCGAATCGTGCTCAGCCGATGGGCGACGATGAAACTCGTTCGCCCCGCAATCAACACCCGCAAAGCCGCCTGCAGCTGGGCCTCCGTGGCGCTGTCGATGCTGCTCGTCGCTTCATCCAGGATCAGGATGCGCGGATCGGCGATGAGCGCCCGTGCAAAGCAGATGAGCTGACGCTGGCCCAGAGACAGCGAGCCCCCCCGCTCGCCGACCGGCGTGTCCAGCCCGAGCGGCAGACTCTTCAGCAGCTCCTCGCACCGCAGTCGCTCGAACACTTCCCTGATCGCGGCTTCGGTCGCTCCCGGACGCCCCATCCGCACGTTGTCGGCCACCGTCCCCGAAAACAGGAAATTCTGCTGCAGCACGATGCCCAGCTTGTGGTGCAGGCTGGTCGTGTCGATCGACAGAACGTCCTGTCCGTCGATCAGCACCCGCCCCTGCGTCGGCAGGTAGAACTTCGACACCAGGTTGATGATGGACGTCTTGCCGCTCCCCGTATGCCCCACGAGCGCGATCGATTCCCCGGGCCGGACGGAAAACGAAATGTCGTGCAGCACCGGTCGGCCGGGAACGTATTCGAACGTCACGTTCTGAAACTCGACCGCACCCGCCAGGTGAACGAGCGGCCTGGCGTCGGGCGGATCGCTCCAGGCAGGCTCCTGGTCGAGCAGCGAGAACAATCGCTCCGCGCCGGCCATCGCCGTCATCGCCTGGTTGTACTGGTTGCCGATGACCGAGATCGGCGAGAAGAACAGGCCCGCCATAAAGAAGAAGCCGATGAGGTCGCCCACGTCCGAAGCGCGGCCCGCCACCTTCGGAGGCAGACGTTCCGCAGAGAAGCCTTCCACCACCGAACCGGCCGGAGGAGCCGCCGACGCGCTGTCCGGCGATGACAGGACGCGCAGTCCGCCGACGAGCAGCAGGATCGCCAGGAACACCTGGCTGTTCAGCTCCAGCAGCGGCAGGAACAGACCATGCGTGCGCAGCACCACGGTATTGTATCGCGAATGATCCTCGGCGAGTTCCGCGAACCCTCGCGAGTTCTCTTCCTGCCGCACGAACGCCTGGGTGACGCGAATCCCCACTACCGCCTCCGCCAGCGTGGACGTCACCCGGCTGAACGACTCCCGCATGTTCCGCAGCGCCGAGCTGAGACGGCGATGGAACCGGCGGTTGATGAACCAGATGACCGGCGCAAGACCGAGAACGATGAGGAAGAGTGTCCAGTCGTAGTAAAGCATTGCCGCGCCGGCCACGAGCATCTGCCCCGCCTGCACCAGCGTGACGAACAGCACTTCCTGCACGCCGCTCCGCAGGTCTTCCATGTCGGACGTCATCCGGCTGATGACCCGGCCTACCTTCGTGCCGTGGTACCAGCTCATCGGCATCCGCTGCAGCTTCGCAAACAGGGCGTTCCGCAGGTCGCCGACGACAGACTCGCCCAGCTCCAGCGCCCACCTCTGGCGGAAGTGCATCACGACCTGCGTGAACAATGCCAGCAAGGCAAAGAGAATCGCCCCGTTGAGCACGCCCTGCATGTCGCGTTCGCGGACAGGCCCGTTGATGACCGCGGCGACCACCCACGTCAGCGCGGGGAGCTGGAAGGAGCGGAGCAACACGGTCAGCAGGAGACCGTTGCGAAGCCGCGCGTACGGCTTCGTGTGCCGGACAAGCCGGGCGATCAGCCGGAAGTCGAGCGGTCGTTGTCGAGGCTCGTCCTCACGCTCGACGTGACTCGTCAGCGAGCGGCGGAGAGGAGCAACTGGAGCGGGCACGTGGGAACGGCGACGGGCGCCGCGATGGCAAGAGGCGGGTGGAAAGCGGCGTCAGGGTAACGAAAAGCCCGGCTTCTCAGAAGAAGCCGGGCTTTTTGACGTGCACTCGGTCACGCAGGCCGGCGGCCGCCGCCTGTCCGCTGAGGCTATGCTTCTTCCAGCCCCCGCATGGTGCCGGTTGAGCTGGCGAACCGGTCGGCCTCCAGCCCCATCCGCTGCAGCATGCTGACGAACAAGTTCGGCAGCGGGTAGTTCCGTTCCGTGTCGAACGCGAGGTGCTGACCGTGACGGAATCCGCCGCCGGCGAGAAGGACCGGCATGTTCGTCGTGACGTGAGTCGACGCGTTCCCGAGGTTCGACCCGTACAGCACCATCGTCCGGTCGAGCAGGGCCAGGCCGTTCTCTTTCGTTTCCTTCAGCCCGTCGAACATGCCCCCCAGGAGCTTCATGTGCCATTCGTCGATGGCCTTGAGCTGCTTCAGTTTCGCCTCGTTTCGGCCATGGTGCGACAGGTTGTGGTACCCGTCCGTGATCTCCGCGTCTTCGAGCTCCAGGGCAGGGGAGTTGACGCTGTCGAGCATCAGCGTCACGCAGCGCGTCGAATCGCTTTCAAATGCGAGTCGCGCCATGTCGTACATCAGCTTCGTCTTCGCCATGTACTCGGCTGGAGAAACGACATCGACCGGCGCCGGACCGGGAGCGGCAGGCTTCGGCTTCGTTTCCCATTCCTTGCTGACGGCCAGCCGGTGCTCGAGATCGCGGACGGAGCCGAAATACTGGTCGAGCCGGTCCCGGTCGCGCTGCGGAAGCGTGCGTTGCAGATCCTTCGCCTGTCCCGCAACTGCATCCAGGATGCTCTGGCCGCGTTCCAGCTTCTTGACCTGGGCATTCACCTGCTCCGCCGAACCCTGGGTGAACATCGCCTTGTAGATGGCCGACGGCTTCTCCTCGCACGGGATCAGAACCCCCGAACCGGTCCACGACAGGCTCCTCAGCCCGCCCGAAGTGTTCACGCCGAGCGTCAGCGACGGAAACCGCGTCTGAACCCCGATCTGCTCCGCGATGTACTGGTCGAGCGAGATCGTGTTGCGGAACCCGCCGCTGGAAGGATGGGGAGCCGCCGTCAGGAAGCAGATGTCGGCCGGATGCCCCCCGTCGACGTCCGGATGCGAAACCCCTGAGAACACCGTGAAATCATTCCGGTGACGCTCGAGCAGCTTCAGGTACGTTGAGAGCTCGTAGTCCTTCCCCGTCCCCTGCGTCGGGAAGAAATGTTCCGGCAGCACCCCCAGGTTGTTGCAGATCCCCAGGAACCGCCGCGGCGTCGCCGCCTCTGCCGCTCGTGCGAGCGCCGGCGTCATCGATTCCAGCATCGGCAGCGCCAGGGCGACTCCCGCCGCCTTCAGGAACGTGCGACGCGGCAGGGCAGCTTTCGTGATCGGATTCATGGTCGCCTCGGAAAGGTCTCTCGGTCACTCACGAACAGCCGGCATCGCTTCACCAGTCGCCGGTCTCACTCACTTCTCTCGAAACAGCGAACTCTGCACCAGGGCATGGATGACATCGGCTGTGCGATATCCATTCGCTTGAGTCTGATCGAGGATCGTTTCCACAACCGCCCGATCGCTGAATCGGATCGGCGCACCAGTCGCATAAACGGCCAGTTGGTTCACGAGGTTCCTCGCCAGCTGGCGTTCATCCGCCAGCAGCAGCATCTTGAATTCCTGGATATCTCGAAACGCCTCTCCGCCGGCGAGCTGTCCGCTCGAATCGACCGGCAGGCCCTCCTGAAACTGAAAGGCCTGTCCGCTCTTCGCGAACCCTGCGACCCGGTCTTCCTTCTTCGCCGCCTGCGCCCGGTACTTCGTACGAAAACCTCCGGCCACGTCGAAGCTCTCCAGGGCAAATCCCGGCGGATCGATGTCCTTGTGACACGCCGCGCACGACGCCTGGTCGCGGTGCTTCGCCAGCTGCTCGCGGATCGTCGTCGCTCCGCGCAGATCGGGCTCCACAGCAGGAACCGCCGGCGGCTTCGCCGGAGGCTTCCCCAGGATTCGCGACATCACCCACGCACCGCGAACGACCGGCGACGTCGAGGTCCCGTTTGCCGTCACGGTCAGGATGCTGGCCTGCGTCAGCAGTCCGCCGCGCAGGCAACCCTCCGGCAGCGTCACCTTTCGGAACTCGCATCCTTCCATCGGTTCGAGTCCGTAGTGCTTTGCGAGTCGCTCGTTGACGAACGTGAAGTCGGATGCCGCGACCGTGCGGGCCGGAAGGTTCGCCTTGAGCATCTCCCCGAAAAACAGCCGTGTCTCTTCGAGCGCCGAATCCGTCAGCCAGTCGTCGAGGTAATAGTCGCCATACAGCGCGCCGTCCGGGTTGTTGTCGAGGATCTTCCGCAGGTCGAGCCAGTAGTCCAGGTACGACTCGACGAACCTCCGGCTGCGGGCGTCACCGATCAGCCTCTTCGTCTGGGCACGCAGCGTCGACGCGTTCCGCAGCTCGCCCCGTTCGGCCAGTTCGCGGAGCTCGTGGTCCGGCTCCGTGTTCCACAGGAAGTACGACAGCCGCGACGCCAGCGCGAAGTCATCGAGTTTCCCCGGCTCCGCGTGGCACGTCGTGAACTCCGGTGAACACAGGATCGCCGTGTAACCCGCGATCATCGCATCCTTGAACGACGCCCCTTCGCTCAACTGCCGCTCGATCACGGGGAGAAACCGCAGCTTCTCCTCCTCCGCAACTGGACGCCGATAAGCCCGCTCCGCGAACCGCGCCAGCAGCCGCCGCGAGTCCCCCGCCTCGTCCTTCGAAACAACCGTCACCGACTTGCCCGACTTCGACACCGGCAGGTCGCCAAACAGCAGCTGATGACCGCGCGGTGGCCACGTCTCGTTGAGCGGCCCTTCCACTTCCAGCCAGCGATAACAAACGCCCGGCTGGCCATCCTGCTCCGCCAGCGGGTTCTGCCACCGCCCTTCGCCGGGCCGGGAACGAAACAGCCGCGAGGCGTCCGGACGGATCGTTTCGCCAGCCAGCAGGTCCACTTCCATCTCGTGAACGGCCGGCTCCGGCGTGATGTCGAAGTCGCCCAGCCGCCGCAGTTGCCGCGGCGGCATCTCGGAGTAGATCGTCACCGGCTCCGAGCGCCGGCCTTTCTCAACATGGTCGAGGTCCGGGACGAACCACTTCGGATACGTCTTCTTGGGATCCTTCAGGTTGGCGTTCGCGCCGTTCGGGCCGACCCAGACGGAATGCGCCATGAACCGCAGCTTGTAACGCCCCGAAACCGGGGCATCGAACCGGTTGAACTTCGGCTCGACCGGCTCGTAAGCACCGTGAACCAGTCCGACTCCCTCCAGTTCCCGAACCGCCGGGTCTTTCTCCCCGACCGTGGCCGGCGCGTCACCACGCCGGACGTCCGGCTGCCCTTCGAATCCCAGCACGGGAAACGTCGCCCGTTCCGGGGCCGTATTGAACTGCGTGAAGTTGAACTTCCGGGCAAACGAACTCTGGTCCCGCGCGTAGTAACGCTTCACCGTCGGTGCCGGCTTCTCCAGCGAACTGACGACGACCGCGTTCAGCGCGAGGTCGGCCGCTTCCAGGTACCGCGCCATCTGGACGTGCGACACATCCAACGCATCTCCGATTCGGTTGTATCCATGAGCGATCGCATCCTCCGGCAGCACGGTCCGGATCTGCAGCCACGGTGCATCCAGCAGGTCGCGCAGCGTGTTCTCGTATTCCTGACGGTTCAGTCGTCGCCGCGTCGCCCGCCCTTGCGCCTTCGTCTGGGCCAGTTCGGCCGACGTGATCGCCTCGGCAACTCCGCGAATCAGTGCCTCCCGGTCCGCCGGCTTGAGCGGCTCCGCGTCCTTCGGCGGCATCTCGCCGTTCCGGACACGGTCATGAATCCGCACCCAAACCTCGGCGTTGCGCGGATCGCCCGGATTCAGCGGCAGGGCCGAAAGGTCGAGCTGCCCCGATTTGTCGTCGGCATTATGACACTCGACGCAGCTCGATTTGACGATCGACGGCACGTCGGCCCAAACCGATGCACAGCTGGCGAAGACGAGGATCGCAAAAGCACAGCGCATGGATGGAGGGACTTCCAGCGGAATGCGGCGGCAGGTGGGAAGGCGAAACAGGCGGGGCCTCTCCGGTAGCTTACCCCGCCCCCGAGGCATGGGCCAGCACCGTCCGCGATCCTTCCCTCCCGGTCGTGGCCCTGTCCAGTCGGCTCTTCCCCCGTGCCGAGACGCTGGCCCCGCTGGTAATCTGGCGAGCATGGCAAAACGTCTTGAACAGGTGAAGCCCTGGCAGGTGGCGCTCTTCATGGCGCTCAACGGCGTCGGCTTCCTGGTCTTCTGGGTGCTGGCAATCAGCCCGGAAGATGCGGCCGCCGGCGGCACGATCGCCCTCGTTGCCGTCGTCGCTGTTGGGATCCTGCTGACGTTCGTCGTACTGGCTGCCAGAAAGTCCCCCCCGCCGGGCGATCGGCCAACGGAACGAAGCTGACGCATCAACCGCCCGTCAATTCACCGGCTTCTTCGACATCCGCAGCTTCACGGTCGCGGCTCCCGGAGCGGGGTCTCCCAGCTGGATCGTCGCCCCCCAATTCTCTCCTTTGATTTTCGTCACCGGCCGCTTCCGCTTTTTGTCCGCCCCCGGCGGTCCCTGGATCTCCACCACGTCCATCTTCCAGGAACCGAAACCGACCTTCAGCGGATACGTCTCCGTCAGGTCCGGCTGCGTGGAGTCCGCGGTCGTTTCCTTCCACTGCAGGTCCCATCGCTCCCCGTTCACGAGCACGTAAGGTCCCTTGCCGTCCGAGCGCCCGGGCTTTTTGGATTCGTGGTGCCTCAGCGCCAGCCCGGCCGGACCGACCAGGATGTCATCCCGCCCCTCGACCACGATCTCCACCTCAAACTCATCGATGGTCGGCGCAAAAGGGTCAGCAGGATCGTAGAGCTGGGTCGGCACCAGGCGGGGTGCGTCTTTCAGCGAAACCTGCTCGTGACCGGCGGCGATCTGCTCGTCCTTGCGGCGGACGACGTAGTTGATCGGAACGCTCTCCACCACGGGCTCCACCGAGAACACGTCGATCACGTCGCCGGCCGAAAACGAGAGGGCCGATCCATCGTCCCAGCGGATGTCCGCGAGGTTCGAGAGTTCCCCCGTGAACTTCCTCCCGGAATTCAGCGCCACGATCGGCGTCGCAGCGCGGCCCTCAATCCGCCGCAGAGCGCTCAGTGCCAGCTCGCGTCCTCCCACCTTGATTCTCCGGTCATCCACCTCGGCCGAGCGCGTTTTCCCTCCCGCTCGCGAAACGAGTCGCAGCTTCGTGTTCGTCGATTTCGGGTCGACGAGTGCAGCCCGCGTCGTGGCAATCGACCCGTCGAACTTCGCCGTGACCGTCCGCTCGCGGGCGCCGGAGTCGATAATCCACTC contains:
- a CDS encoding leucine-rich repeat domain-containing protein, with protein sequence MRICLASALFHILAGCSSQTTAPASSQTATPKPPAEYEISYGDGLLATGIVVEDDVSEIEEYTSGKLTFLTSTFHVTGPRNAQNIAYVTSHETPSPGIDVALIEQSTPRAAAVVFNSPVIYKLAIVDWTAERFKEMPADACQGVRFLKLKNCELDESTLQKSATLPRLEGLWLTLCKVPGGKLGPIVKGLQNRLTILSLFHSGFEDDASASVNELQKLQVLGVSESGITDRFFERLQIPVLKYLEVGYGGPPSPSVERELRRRIPTIEEVAHAQ
- a CDS encoding DUF1552 domain-containing protein — protein: MNPITKAALPRRTFLKAAGVALALPMLESMTPALARAAEAATPRRFLGICNNLGVLPEHFFPTQGTGKDYELSTYLKLLERHRNDFTVFSGVSHPDVDGGHPADICFLTAAPHPSSGGFRNTISLDQYIAEQIGVQTRFPSLTLGVNTSGGLRSLSWTGSGVLIPCEEKPSAIYKAMFTQGSAEQVNAQVKKLERGQSILDAVAGQAKDLQRTLPQRDRDRLDQYFGSVRDLEHRLAVSKEWETKPKPAAPGPAPVDVVSPAEYMAKTKLMYDMARLAFESDSTRCVTLMLDSVNSPALELEDAEITDGYHNLSHHGRNEAKLKQLKAIDEWHMKLLGGMFDGLKETKENGLALLDRTMVLYGSNLGNASTHVTTNMPVLLAGGGFRHGQHLAFDTERNYPLPNLFVSMLQRMGLEADRFASSTGTMRGLEEA
- a CDS encoding glycoside hydrolase family 88 protein is translated as MNVDSDLAPQSVLPAIRRMWARSAEVLTALENSWKPGDGSPVFTVDGQYTSRGWTEWTQGFQFGSLLLQFDATGERSFFDLGLKRTIDFMAPHVSHIGVHDHGFNNVSTYGNIRRLMLEGRVDRDAHLLDFCELALKTSGAVQAARWSRTVDGHGYLYSFNGPHSLFCDTIRSLRALAMGHKLGHRLMGENDEPISLLRRLVLHGRATAIYSVFYGDGRDIYDVRGRVAHESLFNTNDGHYRCPSTQQGYSPFSTWTRGLAWIMLGYAEQLEFLETVNDVELEPLGGRSEIEDFFFRAGQAACDFYLENTALDGIPYWDTGAPGLAQLGDWRSRPAEPFNQHEPVDSSAAAIGCQGLIRLGNWMEARGDLSGRRYVQAGLTTLKTLLSESYLSSGAHQGLLVHSVYHRPRGWDYIPPGQSVPCGESSQWGDYHLREAALTVQRIAEGKAEYRFDGPVA
- a CDS encoding ABC transporter ATP-binding protein produces the protein MPAPVAPLRRSLTSHVEREDEPRQRPLDFRLIARLVRHTKPYARLRNGLLLTVLLRSFQLPALTWVVAAVINGPVRERDMQGVLNGAILFALLALFTQVVMHFRQRWALELGESVVGDLRNALFAKLQRMPMSWYHGTKVGRVISRMTSDMEDLRSGVQEVLFVTLVQAGQMLVAGAAMLYYDWTLFLIVLGLAPVIWFINRRFHRRLSSALRNMRESFSRVTSTLAEAVVGIRVTQAFVRQEENSRGFAELAEDHSRYNTVVLRTHGLFLPLLELNSQVFLAILLLVGGLRVLSSPDSASAAPPAGSVVEGFSAERLPPKVAGRASDVGDLIGFFFMAGLFFSPISVIGNQYNQAMTAMAGAERLFSLLDQEPAWSDPPDARPLVHLAGAVEFQNVTFEYVPGRPVLHDISFSVRPGESIALVGHTGSGKTSIINLVSKFYLPTQGRVLIDGQDVLSIDTTSLHHKLGIVLQQNFLFSGTVADNVRMGRPGATEAAIREVFERLRCEELLKSLPLGLDTPVGERGGSLSLGQRQLICFARALIADPRILILDEATSSIDSATEAQLQAALRVLIAGRTSFIVAHRLSTIRDADVVLVLEDGRIIERGTHPELLASGGRYADLYRRFAAAGQSTVPGG
- a CDS encoding DUF1573 domain-containing protein; protein product: MKPIAVIGAIITIGLALFVVSKLTAPTNALNEVAVEPPPPPVETPTETETKLEEGGEEKPEGTPEEKPAEDVSYQSNPFDLKKPGPYPKAVLVQERFEFGSMALGATKSHPFVVKNEGDAPLKLEKGPLQCKCTMPALKDKEIPPGGQAEIVLEWKPLAVQAGFEKEATIWTNDPANPRLSLQIFGDVVSDDFWEPVDGFSLDQLKQGEARTVTGFIGSRTRDDLKIERVDQVNNLLKIEYTPADEAKLKEKEAKVGYNFTLTLPPSEEISLVRETVTVTVNSATNTQIIWPVTGNRIGPVSIIGPGWYAEKQLVQLGHFRAAKGTEKKFTMLLTDRGEKPLEITDVKVDGPIQVALERDEKWPVKTNERYFLTVKFIPNSPIGVHNTDNAIPVTITTNHPKVPTISFNVSYDAD